The Apostichopus japonicus isolate 1M-3 chromosome 14, ASM3797524v1, whole genome shotgun sequence region catccataacattcACATTCCGTCTAAAATGTTTTCCTAATTCCATCCATAACACAGATGTTTCATTGAACCCCAGTTATCTATGTGCAAGAATCTGGTAATTTTTCACATCATCCTTAATGGCATTGATAACCTTCTAGAAGATTACATGCAAGTTTTATCACTGAAGTGAACTTTAAAATTGCCAGGAGATTAATGACATCAGGtagcgttatggacggaattaatgattttcttctcGATTAGCATCTTAATTAGGGATGCCCTACttaattttttcaaaaactATTTTGGAGAGATCAGTACCATAAACAATTATTCAGGTGCAGATTCATGTGAATTCCATCATTCCTTGCAGTCCAGTGGCACAAATCACTGTTTCCGTCCATATATAACGCTGGCTTAAGTGCATTTTCGATATAATTAAGCAGTACTtgttaacaaagaaacatacaaatttaatttttttgccaaGCAAGCTTAAATTGTTCTTGTTTTGGACAAAACTATCAAAATTGATAATTATGATCATCTAAATGTTAGccctgaggttgacaggttttgGATCTTAGCAATAATCAAACCAGGTTTTGAGACTGAAGACTTTCATTAACTTGGAGATAGTGAGCTTGGTGTCTTGGTAGCACATGCaataaaaatactatttttgtggcataatatttaatcacagtacttttgttaaatttttaaagttaatattttatcaaaatgccACCCTTTTGGACCCATAATGTATTGAATAACCCATCATGTAAGTTTCTAAGATAGTAaccatgttttaatttatttgtatcttCACAGAGGGGCaatcctatactgtacagtagctactcAGATTTTGATGGCAACTAGAGTAAAGAATTTAAGTGATGACACACTGGAAGGAAAACCTGCAAAGATAGAAATAGATGGAAGTATGTTGAAATAAAGTATTCAGAGAATGAATTGTGACTTGAATATATGGCATATTGCAGTGATTTTGTCATGGACAGGAGAGTTTGCAGCTAATCAATTCATTTTGCTGCCATCTTAAAGTGTTTAAATGATTACCTGCTTAAATATTGATATCGTACAACATGGTGGATACCAAATCAAATTCATCAGTTGCGCTATTATGCCTCggttaaatattttgtaaaaagtgTCATGAATGTTGACattattttcaaattcatcTTCGTCTGgacaaacatcatatttctttccGCCGGTAGGCGTAGTCCCTCCATATATGATGGGCTGTAATTGTTGTACTCCCTAATCCTTACTCCTGTGAGTCCTGTCACTGTACCTATCCCAAATCCCTACTGTACCTTTCTCACCCCTCTGGAATCCATTTAACATAACATTCAACTGTTAGACCacactgctactactgtagttgaacaTTACGGTTGAGTAATTGCACACAAGAATAATCAAaacagaatattttggaaaacaaaagtcggtaataagtagtttattatataaacagtatcagtaaatggagcaacaataagctgtaacagaaaccaacagggtaggatgcagagatatttatgtattgaaagcttttatttaatgcagtttggtgcCTTGCATCAGCAATTGCAGTTTTTACCTACAGTAAGTACCCAGTTTATTAATGTACTCTCATTAAGAAACCTGAGGGGCACAGCCACTATTTCGAGGGagagaattagaaattgtctttgattttcattgagataGCAGGGGCACTACGGCAACTTTGTAGTTTTAGTAGGAAAACAAGGctatttacatacacttgtTATGAGGCACCAAGGGGCATGGTTTCCAGAGTGAGAAAAAACATGTAGAATTGACAGAATTTTAAGATCAACTTTTCTTTTAGTGGTTTTGTGaaaactgtacatcaaaaccTTAACATTTCCTGCAGCTGCTCAATATTTGCTGGCTCTTGGCACAAATTTCGCTGGAGTTTTGGACAATCTTAGAGACTTAGATGATAAAGTTGTAGGATGATCAAGAGGGCACCTAAGGCATTGAAAGGGTTAAAGGCATACCGCAGTTGTTGCtatcagtgatggatgatttTTAAGCTCATTACCGCAAGAGGTATTTTGCCATCCACCTGCTTCCTGACGTACATATTTTTACGTTCATTGAGTGCGTTTTGTTTTATCTTCTTTCACCCTTTGTCTGTCTACATtgttggttctcttttctttcatcttccgcTGCAGTTTATTCTCCCCACAAAAGGTCGCTATCGaaaatttaggagatacggctcagtccgagtacaagcatggctcatctctgaacacggagtccagtggtagcgatagttacagggacattttaaccagtcataagtaagttttactctctaaacatgttttattttaagcaaggttttgtcagctggcaacatattatctatgttttattcttttgtaaaacaattcaaaaataagaaactgactgggaaaagtaaatgcaatgtaTTGAGACAAGTTATTGGATAATCCCAAACCGAATGTTTACTTACCATAAATGTAACTGGTTGAAAGGTAACGCTGTGTCTTGgtaacaacattttaaactatCTCAAGTTGTAAAGGATTGGGAAGGTAACTAGAAGtcaatttggggtgggggtgagtggaggaggggtgggcggCTAAAATAAGCtgcttaaagaccaactatggagacttttcgatgaacataaaatcccaccatttttcatgtatgtaatccttaactgactccaattacattgctgtaattaactttaccaatttcggacgttaaataagtgaaaaatgggacgaaaagtcagcttctatttcagacattcctgaaacattcctaagacatcaggtgaccatgtgacatcaacgtttgtatacctcactcacaactatacttttagtgtgtaaagtcgtatacttgagctgccaaaaacatcaacgatattactcctttttcctcaaaatgtcacaattctgtgttgttggaggttgcagttatacctcatccaacaaaagcatcagcttttttagattttcgagtaaaagaaccgacgtaaaacgccgcagactttggatcatttttttgagatccacgcggaaagatttttcagcacccggagtatctcatgcccatgagtccacatgcatgaccctgcttctgtgtatgcaaatgtctcattctgtgaaaattatatactgtcgatagctgtgtcggaccatggtcggacatagctaatgtgaaattgaccggaaacacgccctggacgtccttacatgtaacattatatcacgcaattgacagtaatatatttactgtaagagatgaccgtacagtatatatataccgtgccaagggtatagcattgttagtacatgtacggtagttagttacaactctcgccggcgttggctcacagcatgtgtaaatagccatgttaggatttatctatttcatttgttgtattccagtatcgtgagttcgtgatacatgtgtaatattgtccgttctgtttattccgacatctgcatggtccaaggagttgaataaaaacggtagtatgtagcgatcggacgttttatttcgttagtgactgtcttgtgattgtgggatgttagtactggtcaaggcctgtttcaactagacctaactctatggaattacacagactcacggtagtttttcgcccaggattgaacaagaaacgtggattaggatattcactgctaaatttgtttattgacaggatactttttctgtgtttgtatacttttggatattaaaacgagtaagtactatgtaagtatattgtaccgtacggacctattgacgctacgctatgtaaaagatgcctccatttcagtggaaattttgctaataaaataagcaatttaactaaaatttctgcttataattgtcttaaaacttgttgttaaccttcatgtattcttgttttaagctaacagcttttcaaacgctcgaaattggaagtcaaaaacagtacaattgttcgctatctgtgtacaaacagtgcctatatcagcgtttgattttcgcggtatacaaactttgacgtcacacggtgaccagaggctcctttgggtcaatctctgttttcagacattccagaggttcatgtcacgtgactacccaaaatgtccattttcgtggtcgttttagatgggttatagtaggttttcgaagattattttttacacatgttgattatgggtatgtaaactcctaaattaatggaaaatctcaacaacaaaaaattgcctccatatttggtctttaaacgatatgatttttaaatttacaatataaacagtTGACTGTACTGCAAACTACACAGTGCATTTTAAAGTAGACCACTATCTATTTCTTGCTGTAAAGCAGAACTGTTTGTGACCttgtgttgagtttgttttgatctcatctctcttcatgtaatgaatagttaatgaaaagttaaaattggtctaaattgtgcaaaagagtgTGTCCTAGACTGTTAGTCCGAtcaggttcaaacttggtgggtaggtgcctgaccatgtactgtaaacttgatctttggtgattgtctaaatgtcataggtgaaaggtcaaatacccagaatgtgtagccattttctgcttgtcagcatgttggaaaaagtcattaaaccacaaatatgttgactataatgagacaaattttaaattagaacttATGCAGTTGTTTAGGGttaaggtcaaagttcattgtagatCCATTCTATCATAAAAGAGATGAGTACCATAAattgccatcttgtcttatgttttaatcataatagatgctaagatcccataacaggggagtttattaggcaagtttcaggagagatatgattgataaagatggctaccttcaaggtatgcaaggaattaagatgactaatgaagcaatccatggcagaatgaaggtgagatgacaaaactattaattaatggatcattcaactgtcaatttgagtatagtttcattagtttaatgtacgtttaattgctttgttcaagggcTGTCCTAACATGTTAGTGTTTGATATCATGAGATGCAAGGTTAAATTGCGACtaacatgcaacatcatgtacagtaacatgttgaaaatttcaagtttcattgcttACACTACATTTCGATTTAATAGAATGTTGAGTGAAACTACCCACTGCTGTAGGGGatgaaacatttggtgtttaatccACAAG contains the following coding sequences:
- the LOC139979730 gene encoding BRISC complex subunit Abraxas 2-like, which codes for MHLMIYLFSPQKVAIENLGDTAQSEYKHGSSLNTESSGSDSYRDILTSHKRDMIDKDGYLQGMQGIKMTNEAIHGRMKTLKDSIVKSEDSVKTLVAEIKMLGQRVVQSHKAVQKEEEPEPPMVSTMEQLPSDLQKTSFQFW